Part of the Augochlora pura isolate Apur16 chromosome 10, APUR_v2.2.1, whole genome shotgun sequence genome, CATGCAGCTGTTTGGGTACCAGATAATGAAGCCACAATCTGCATGCATTGCAATAAAACACAGTTTACAGTTTTAAATAGACgggtatatatgtatatatatatatgtatatatattattgcatttttttttaaatttgctgAAGCTTATACTTTTCctatattttctacatttaaagtatttttaacattttttagcATCATTGTAGACAGTGTGGAGCTGTAGTATGTGGACCTTGcagcaataaaaaattattgttacctGGACAAGGAAATGGGAAAGCAGTTAGAGTTTGTTTACAATGCTTTGATGCAGCTAGTAAAGTAAAAGACTCTTCACCGACTAGTGATAGTCTGAATAACAAATATCAGCAGGGTAATTCTGCTGATAGTTCAGGTGGAGACAGTTCTGGTGATGATGATAATGGGAATAAGGAAGAAAATCATGATGAGGTGATAACTTTTATAAGATGCTTGTGATTTATTTTGGTAcacatattattgtattattgaaatatttctattgtttcagCCCAATTTTTACTACGTGCTTGCCCGATGAAGTTAACCAGATGATCATTAAACAAAGATACTTACAGATTAAGTCGTTATTCacaactatattttttaaaattaaataacatgaaTTTCTCAGTATTGAACACTTTTAGTAATCGAGTATTTCTAAAACTActcttaaattatattactggAGAGAACTAGGCAATAAAATGTCTgtgtataaatgaatttattgaattgaaatgaatttatattaaattttgaaaactagttcaaattgtatatttagtttatatataattcgaaaaatatatttgacatttaatgactatttgtaatatttacgcAGACAGTTAAACAAAAAGGAACTACaattcttaaacaatttatatatagcaagattataaaaatttggacCATTTATACTTGTACCttgttatattgtaatatttctaatatttactataattagatGCTAATTTTCCTTGACAAAATATTCCACAAATATATGCCACACTGTGCCTTTCTGACTAGATCGTTTCATCTTTTTTactgtttataaaaaattgatattgatctaatattaatttctaaggagacatattatacatataatgaatTTGTGTTCACATGATGTTAAATTTCTTATAgtcaattgtattataagaTTAACGACATCACTGTGAAAtgcaaatattgtaataagcgaaatatataataacaaacaaTATAACATTCCTATGAGCTATcttctttgtattttttcatttcaattaatacGTAGATGGTGTAAgtgaatataattgtaaaagattATATACTTACATAAATCCGTTTCccataaacaattttagataTATGAAAACCTCTGGCAACATTTCAAATACGGTATtggtatttcaaatatttataaaattatactatttaaaaacaaacacATTCTTCTTAATGTATTGcatattacattaaatgaGTTATATTTTACGTAGATATACATAAGAAATGATATCTAAAAATACATACACGTGTAGGTAGCTAGAAGGAgggaaaaatttgtattatggACACTTCATATAAGTCGGTATCTaggaatttatatattcttttatttaaagttatttGCATTTGTAACAtgctttattgaaaaatataatatacatttactgaaaaataggaaaaacaaaattttcaacagttaataatttgaataaatttgatttcattctGATATAACCTACTTAACAAATCGTTTTAAGTTGCTTCAAGTATCAATAcactgaaaaaattaaaatatttttattgtaaaatatttatatttgatttgcaaagaatatgtatatatattatttgattatagGACTATTCACCCTGTAAAATATCTACAGGACCATTTGGTGAGTAAACATACATTTATAAACTCTTTACTATCATttatgaatttgtttaaaatttttaggcACAAAATGTACGTCCTGATGGTAGACAATTTCTATCATTTCGTCCAATGAGCATAAACATTTCATCAATTACTCACGCTGATAGttcttcgatatttaaaattggtaaTACAACAGTTGTTTGTGGTATTAAAGCTGTaagtaaattttgtaaaaatttcccATGATATTCACGTATCTATATACATGATAATAAAGTATCTAATTTGTTATAGGAATTAGCAATACCCAAAACAGAATCTCCTGATTGTGGATATATTGTACCAAACATTGAACTGTCTCCACTATGTTCACCAAAATTTCGACCTGGTCCACCAAGTGATCAAgcacaaattatttcaaaaacaatAGAAACTATTCTAAAGAATTCAGAAGCTATAGATTTAAAGGATCTATGTATTTGTAAAGGCAAATTAGTATGGGTAATATATTGTGAtctattatgtattaattacgaTGGCTCTGTAATTGATGCTAGTATTGGTGCATTGACCGGAGCACTAAATACTTGTAAGTCCTTATAAAGTAAGTccataatgtaattatacaattaaatgtatcctgtacatttctatttatatagtaaGATTACCTGAGACAAAATACAATGCGGCAACaggaaatatttctgtacatCCTATGAACAAGATACAGTTTCCAGTTAAATCTTTGCCAGTTTCTGTAACATTTGCCATATTTGATAAGTACGTTATAATTTGTTGATATGTatatagattaaattattttttaaaactaataatgtatgaaatattaaatatatgtacttattatttattaatttatacagtcaattattaattgctgATCCTACCGATGAAGAGGAAAGTTTATGTTTAGGAAGATTAACAATAGTAATGGACGAAGAAAGAATTTGCTGTGTACATAAACCTGGTAcgtcatatattattaatattactaatattaagaatatgCATCTAAACAAGCTACATTCTTGACAAAATGttacatgtaaaatattatttatctaggTGGAATCCCTATTTCatgcgatttatttttaaagagttTAACAAAATCCCGGAAAAGAACAGAATTGGTAAGATCATTAATTCAAACTGCTATATCatcaataaaagaagaaaaaccaAAAGAACACAATAATGTATGagatatattttcattgctaATAAAATGATTCACGATTATctgtttaatcatttatttacattatacacttaacattattattataatattcttgtacagttataattttacatgTGTGCAATATAAAACactcttcccttttttttattgtgctCCATTCTAAGATAAGTACAAATAATTGATCTCTATAATGAGCTTGTATGATTAAATggtataaacaaatattatgtaatgACGAATTAGATCAAATGTAACTAcacaattaagaaaaattaatataaatttgtttttttcatGATACGTAGGAATTCTTCTTGAGAAATTTCTCCATCACCATCTTTATCTGCTTCATCTATCATTTCTTGTAATTCTTCATCTGTAAGATTTTCACCTAATTCACGAGCAACTCTTTTCAAATTCTTGAATGTTATCTTTCCTGTATTATCATCATCAAATAATTGGAATGCTTTCAGAACTTCATTTTTTGTAtctttttctaacatttttgtagacattaattttaaaaattcttcaaacgaTAAGGTACCAAGACCATCAGGATCAATTTCAGCTATtagttttttcatttcttcctttttagGCTCAAATCCAAGAGCTCTAATGGCTACTTTAAGTTCTTTAGTAGCTATTCTTCCAGTCCCATCTTgatcaaataaatcaaatgcTTCTTTTATATCGCTTTTCTGTTCCATTGTCAAATCTAATTTTGGTggtcctttttttttaacagtaaTGGCAGTTTGCTTCTTAGACGTAGATGcctgagaaataattataagagaAACAATACTTTACTTACTAGCAATGACTTAATAGTTTTCAAGAATCAACAATGAAAGATCGaagactttttaataaaattttcaatggtGGTAGCAATTTTAACTGTGAAACACAAAGTTATTTCTAGTAACAAGTTGAGATTGTTACTTAAATGGAAACTATTGCTACAATCATTGAAAACCTATTGACAAGTAATACGGTAGATAAAGTGTtagaaaaacaaataataatactcaCACATAccatgtttaaaaattaattcaacgtTTAGATGTAaatgatgtaaaaattataatttttcttagtGCAATTTCTTCctgtttattattagttaagCCAGACAACAATATGTGTCAAatcacaaatattttaaatatgacgCTACTCATTTTAAAACATCAATTGTTATGGCATtggttattttattgtatatttagtatgttaaagtttattttgtataacgaCAGTAGAGAGCGTTTGGATCGCCAAAAACTATGTGTACATATGTAAACATTCAATCGTGTATGCAATTATTGTAAGACATTGTATGTATTCATTTGTTATACATTGATATGTACTAGATCTATGCAATTCGTAATTATGTACAAACatatatcaaaatatgtaaaattagtTACGacagaaatgtaaaatatttaactaaaacGTAGGATACAATCATATGCTTTCTGTCATAGTAACCTGCACCCGTGGTACTGCGCATTATAGGTCATTATAGCGCATTATACACAATGATCATGTGCAGAGTTATTCTATTCTCCCCATGCCtggtaattataatacagtaagTCCTATTTATTATGCTGTGttcattgattattaatttataggaatttaattgtgttccttaacacgttgacgccggcgccgatattcacgattttctctgtgagtcggcgcccgaaatttacaaaaattaaataattatgttaggtttataatattgcatttctatgtttttactattgaatatctgtctataatgtttagaaaaataacatatactaattttgtagtatctattttgtgaaatgcaagcaaaataaataaatgtacgcagcccacaagtctgacacgtatgacccaccggtgggtcaaggTGATATATGTCGTTTATATTGCACTGGGTATAACCTTAACTTTTATATTGAGTGTGTTGCAATGATACAGCAATCTCATTCATATTCGTGATGAGTGGTATTATAACACTGGCGAAAAG contains:
- the Rush gene encoding pleckstrin homology and FYVE domain containing family member rush hour isoform X2, which encodes MVDRLLNSEANARRITMVENCFGSSGQPLAVPGRVLVGEGVLTKMCRKKPKPRQFYIFNDIMVYGNIVINKKKYNKQHIIPLEEVKLESLADDGQKQEWMAHITKCIEDLLRKSGKKPVEIHAAVWVPDNEATICMHCNKTQFTVLNRRHHCRQCGAVVCGPCSNKKLLLPGQGNGKAVRVCLQCFDAASKVKDSSPTSDSLNNKYQQGNSADSSGGDSSGDDDNGNKEENHDEPNFYYVLAR
- the LOC144476373 gene encoding exosome complex component RRP43 isoform X1, with protein sequence MDTSYKTIHPVKYLQDHLAQNVRPDGRQFLSFRPMSINISSITHADSSSIFKIGNTTVVCGIKAELAIPKTESPDCGYIVPNIELSPLCSPKFRPGPPSDQAQIISKTIETILKNSEAIDLKDLCICKGKLVWVIYCDLLCINYDGSVIDASIGALTGALNTLRLPETKYNAATGNISVHPMNKIQFPVKSLPVSVTFAIFDNQLLIADPTDEEESLCLGRLTIVMDEERICCVHKPGGIPISCDLFLKSLTKSRKRTELVRSLIQTAISSIKEEKPKEHNNV
- the LOC144476373 gene encoding exosome complex component RRP43 isoform X2; this translates as MSINISSITHADSSSIFKIGNTTVVCGIKAELAIPKTESPDCGYIVPNIELSPLCSPKFRPGPPSDQAQIISKTIETILKNSEAIDLKDLCICKGKLVWVIYCDLLCINYDGSVIDASIGALTGALNTLRLPETKYNAATGNISVHPMNKIQFPVKSLPVSVTFAIFDNQLLIADPTDEEESLCLGRLTIVMDEERICCVHKPGGIPISCDLFLKSLTKSRKRTELVRSLIQTAISSIKEEKPKEHNNV
- the LOC144476376 gene encoding uncharacterized protein LOC144476376 isoform X2, with product MVCASTSKKQTAITVKKKGPPKLDLTMEQKSDIKEAFDLFDQDGTGRIATKELKVAIRALGFEPKKEEMKKLIAEIDPDGLGTLSFEEFLKLMSTKMLEKDTKNEVLKAFQLFDDDNTGKITFKNLKRVARELGENLTDEELQEMIDEADKDGDGEISQEEFLRIMKKTNLY
- the LOC144476376 gene encoding uncharacterized protein LOC144476376 isoform X3; this encodes MASTSKKQTAITVKKKGPPKLDLTMEQKSDIKEAFDLFDQDGTGRIATKELKVAIRALGFEPKKEEMKKLIAEIDPDGLGTLSFEEFLKLMSTKMLEKDTKNEVLKAFQLFDDDNTGKITFKNLKRVARELGENLTDEELQEMIDEADKDGDGEISQEEFLRIMKKTNLY
- the LOC144476376 gene encoding uncharacterized protein LOC144476376 isoform X1, whose translation is MDSYLDLASTSKKQTAITVKKKGPPKLDLTMEQKSDIKEAFDLFDQDGTGRIATKELKVAIRALGFEPKKEEMKKLIAEIDPDGLGTLSFEEFLKLMSTKMLEKDTKNEVLKAFQLFDDDNTGKITFKNLKRVARELGENLTDEELQEMIDEADKDGDGEISQEEFLRIMKKTNLY